In Chitinophaga nivalis, a single genomic region encodes these proteins:
- a CDS encoding efflux RND transporter periplasmic adaptor subunit, translating to MSNTKRTVRSIVILAIAGIVVFLIYKKIAGSNAEKSAASAPGAKTPGNAKSVSIDAWIAKTSKLDLAIEASGTLQSNEEVEIKPEINGRITHLYFKEGTAVRKGDLLVKLYDEDLLAQLQKLKLQQQLAKTTLERQENLLKINGISRQDVDVTRNQVSAYGADIEYTQTQLQKTTLRAPFSGKLGLRNVSEGAIVSAATIITTLQQIDPLKMDFAVAEKYRNAIKNGDQVNFTVTGDDNSYTGSIYAIDPKIDLTTRTVKLRAIIPNSSSRLFPGSFAKVKIILKDLPNAIMIPSQAVIPGTRDKKVIVADSGRAKFVVVETGIRTESNVQITSGIQPGDTIITTGILQLKPGMILKYNKIQ from the coding sequence ATGTCTAACACAAAAAGAACCGTTCGCTCAATAGTAATATTAGCGATAGCCGGTATCGTGGTTTTTCTTATCTACAAAAAAATAGCTGGTAGCAACGCGGAGAAAAGTGCTGCCAGCGCACCTGGAGCCAAAACTCCTGGCAACGCCAAATCAGTCAGTATTGATGCCTGGATCGCCAAAACATCTAAACTGGACCTGGCAATTGAAGCCAGTGGTACCCTCCAGAGTAATGAAGAAGTAGAAATAAAGCCGGAAATCAACGGGCGTATCACCCATCTTTATTTTAAAGAAGGTACAGCTGTAAGAAAAGGAGACCTCCTCGTTAAACTCTACGATGAAGACCTGCTGGCACAATTACAGAAACTCAAATTACAACAGCAGCTGGCTAAAACCACCCTGGAACGTCAGGAAAATCTGCTTAAAATAAATGGTATCAGCCGCCAGGACGTGGATGTAACCCGCAACCAGGTAAGTGCCTATGGTGCTGATATCGAATATACCCAAACCCAGCTGCAGAAAACAACCCTCCGGGCTCCCTTCAGCGGTAAACTGGGTTTACGGAACGTCAGCGAAGGCGCCATCGTTTCCGCAGCCACTATCATTACTACCCTGCAACAGATAGATCCTTTAAAAATGGACTTCGCTGTAGCAGAAAAATACCGGAACGCCATTAAAAACGGCGACCAGGTCAACTTCACCGTAACCGGTGACGATAATTCCTACACCGGCAGCATCTATGCGATTGATCCGAAAATAGACCTGACTACCCGCACGGTAAAACTGCGGGCCATCATTCCCAATAGCAGCAGCCGCCTCTTTCCGGGATCTTTTGCCAAAGTAAAAATCATTCTGAAAGACCTGCCCAACGCCATTATGATCCCTTCACAGGCAGTCATTCCCGGCACCCGCGACAAAAAAGTAATTGTGGCAGACAGCGGCCGGGCAAAATTTGTAGTGGTGGAAACAGGTATCCGCACCGAAAGCAACGTACAAATCACCAGTGGCATCCAGCCCGGCGATACCATTATTACAACCGGTATCCTCCAGCTGAAACCAGGAATGATATTAAAGTATAATAAGATCCAATAG
- a CDS encoding acyl carrier protein, whose translation MSDIASRVKKIIIDKLGVDEAEVTPEASFTNDLGADSLDTVELIMEFEKEFNISIPDEQAETITTVGQAVAYLEEHVK comes from the coding sequence ATGTCAGACATTGCATCAAGAGTTAAAAAGATCATCATTGACAAATTGGGCGTTGACGAAGCTGAGGTAACTCCTGAAGCCAGCTTCACCAACGACTTAGGCGCTGACTCTTTGGATACGGTAGAACTGATTATGGAATTCGAAAAAGAATTCAACATCTCCATTCCTGACGAACAAGCTGAAACTATTACTACTGTTGGCCAGGCAGTTGCTTACCTGGAAGAACATGTAAAATAA